Proteins encoded by one window of Synechococcus sp. WH 7805:
- a CDS encoding prepilin-type N-terminal cleavage/methylation domain-containing protein, giving the protein MKPMQSQSQGFTLVELILVVSIIGLLSGIALPNFLSNWEDERLNAITKIAVAWLDDLRRKAIQNSVPCRATWDLANTTLSAQCDHETSTSSTLNLRAEISNSDNLAVNLRAGDPTVWIFTPRGTSTTDAQATLTLTGSNSDPGRCLRLSAPLGLIRAAKRTSAGQCDYTTRY; this is encoded by the coding sequence ATGAAACCAATGCAGTCCCAGTCGCAAGGATTCACTCTGGTGGAGTTGATTCTGGTTGTTTCCATTATCGGGCTTTTGAGTGGAATTGCTCTTCCTAATTTTCTATCCAATTGGGAAGACGAGCGCCTGAATGCAATCACAAAAATTGCAGTTGCCTGGCTGGATGATCTTCGGCGCAAAGCGATCCAGAACAGTGTTCCCTGCCGCGCCACATGGGATTTAGCAAACACCACACTCAGCGCGCAATGCGATCACGAAACATCCACAAGCAGCACCCTCAATCTCAGAGCGGAAATCAGCAACAGCGACAACCTGGCGGTGAACCTGCGCGCAGGCGACCCAACCGTTTGGATCTTCACACCACGGGGCACATCCACCACCGATGCTCAAGCCACCCTCACACTCACAGGAAGCAACAGTGATCCAGGTCGTTGCCTCAGGCTCTCCGCTCCCCTCGGACTGATCCGGGCCGCAAAACGAACATCAGCAGGTCAATGCGACTACACCACTCGCTACTGA
- a CDS encoding calcium-binding protein produces the protein MRLHHSLLKHQPRPSQGFTLVELLVAAAVGTVVAAAAGDLMLSNMRSGAALEATQRLRTDWSRTSHFIESEVALSERVITDASLLNLAQCTTTISAAEFKFGLEVRRDLPPAIYFVKSNAANSLEWTGDSSLWRCGPSINENGEYTNVIRGSSTSLLTAQRLVDGLKVNVPVSEECTLSVTPSQDGVSKSLKYELCMSGLTKYKYAQSVNTYSRISPVFSYPNTNSLCSDEFLTIEGFYKLEGGTTSADLLELPSTGLSQYDDILICGYGGGDTIKGSTANDVLEAGDSGSSNENGATIYAYSGSDRLVGGPGNDQLDGGDGDDVLISGAGNDILNGGSGDNQYLAGAGKNFVIGGTGLDVVFLDQSKADVSGLANCSRSSCLVTYSVDGLSSQISATEIEVIIFRDGRYDITS, from the coding sequence ATGCGACTACACCACTCGCTACTGAAGCACCAACCCAGGCCAAGCCAAGGCTTCACGCTGGTGGAACTTCTTGTTGCCGCAGCGGTGGGGACCGTTGTGGCAGCTGCAGCAGGGGATCTCATGCTGAGCAACATGCGCTCAGGAGCAGCTCTGGAAGCCACCCAGCGCCTGCGCACCGACTGGAGCCGCACCAGTCACTTCATCGAATCAGAAGTCGCCCTGAGCGAACGCGTGATCACCGACGCTTCCCTCCTCAACTTGGCGCAATGCACAACAACCATTTCGGCGGCGGAATTCAAATTTGGCCTGGAAGTGCGCCGCGACCTGCCCCCAGCGATTTATTTCGTGAAGAGCAATGCCGCCAACAGCCTGGAATGGACCGGCGACAGCAGCTTGTGGCGATGCGGCCCCAGCATCAATGAAAACGGTGAATACACCAACGTAATTAGGGGAAGCAGCACATCGCTGTTAACGGCACAGCGACTGGTTGATGGCCTGAAAGTCAATGTTCCAGTTTCTGAAGAGTGCACCCTGTCAGTCACCCCATCCCAAGATGGTGTGAGTAAGTCGTTGAAATATGAATTGTGCATGAGCGGGTTAACAAAATACAAATACGCCCAATCCGTCAATACTTACTCAAGAATCAGCCCTGTTTTCTCCTACCCCAACACCAACAGTCTCTGCAGTGATGAGTTTCTCACGATCGAGGGTTTCTACAAATTGGAAGGAGGTACCACCAGCGCTGACTTGCTGGAACTTCCATCCACCGGTTTATCGCAATACGACGACATCCTCATCTGCGGCTATGGCGGTGGCGACACCATCAAAGGATCGACAGCCAATGATGTACTGGAAGCCGGCGACAGCGGAAGCAGCAACGAAAATGGAGCCACCATCTACGCCTACAGCGGCAGCGACCGTTTGGTTGGAGGCCCTGGAAACGACCAGCTAGATGGAGGTGATGGGGATGATGTGTTGATCAGCGGAGCAGGCAACGACATCCTGAATGGTGGATCGGGAGACAATCAATACCTGGCGGGTGCGGGCAAAAACTTTGTTATTGGCGGAACCGGCCTGGATGTTGTGTTTTTGGACCAGAGCAAAGCTGATGTGAGTGGATTGGCGAACTGCTCACGATCTAGCTGCCTAGTTACTTACAGCGTGGATGGACTCTCGTCACAAATATCGGCAACCGAAATTGAGGTGATTATTTTCCGAGATGGCCGCTACGACATCACCAGCTGA
- the lepA gene encoding translation elongation factor 4 has protein sequence MTDAPVSRIRNFCIIAHIDHGKSTLADRLLQDTGTVANRDMQEQFLDNMDLERERGITIKLQAARMNYTAADGEEYVLNLIDTPGHVDFSYEVSRSLLACEGALLVVDASQGVEAQTLANVYLALENDLEIIPVLNKIDLPGADPDRIKEEVEAIIGLDCSKAIPCSAKTGLGVPEILQAVVDRVPPPADTVEEPTKALIFDSYYDPYRGVIVYFRVMSGRISCKDKVLLMASKKTYELDEIGVMAPDQRKVDELHAGEVGYLAASIKAVADARVGDTITLLNAPADEALPGYTEAKPMVFCGLFPTEADQYPDLREALNKLQLSDAALQFEPETSSAMGFGFRCGFLGLLHMEIVQERLEREYDLDLIVTAPSVIYKVNMIDGTEVMVDNPATLPDPQKRESIEEPYVKMEIYAPNEYNGALMGLCQERRGEYLDMKYITTDRVTLIYELPLAEVVTDFFDQMKTRTQGYASMEYHLIGYRKNELVRLDVLINGERADPLTTIVHRDKAYNVGKALVEKLKELIPRQQFKIPLQASIGSRIIASTSISAIRKDVLAKCYGGDISRKKKLLKKQAKGKKRMKAMGKVDVPQEAFMAVLKLNDAGGS, from the coding sequence ATGACCGACGCTCCCGTCTCACGCATCCGCAATTTCTGCATCATTGCCCACATCGACCACGGCAAGTCGACCCTGGCCGATCGGTTGCTGCAGGACACGGGCACGGTGGCCAACCGGGACATGCAGGAGCAGTTCCTGGACAACATGGATCTGGAGCGGGAGCGGGGCATCACCATCAAGCTCCAAGCGGCGCGGATGAATTACACGGCAGCCGATGGAGAGGAGTACGTCCTCAACCTGATCGACACCCCCGGCCACGTGGACTTCTCCTATGAGGTGAGCCGCAGCCTTCTGGCCTGTGAGGGAGCGCTACTGGTGGTGGATGCCAGCCAGGGGGTGGAGGCTCAGACCCTGGCCAATGTGTACCTGGCGCTGGAGAACGACCTCGAGATCATTCCAGTGCTCAACAAGATCGATTTGCCCGGTGCCGATCCCGATCGCATCAAGGAGGAAGTGGAGGCGATCATCGGCCTCGACTGCAGCAAGGCCATTCCCTGTTCGGCCAAAACTGGTTTGGGTGTTCCCGAGATTCTGCAGGCGGTGGTGGACCGGGTGCCGCCGCCAGCGGACACGGTGGAGGAGCCCACCAAGGCCCTGATCTTTGATTCCTATTACGACCCCTACCGGGGGGTGATTGTGTATTTCCGGGTGATGAGCGGCCGGATCAGCTGCAAAGACAAGGTGCTGTTGATGGCCAGCAAGAAAACCTACGAGCTTGATGAGATCGGGGTGATGGCACCGGATCAGCGCAAGGTGGATGAGCTCCACGCCGGTGAGGTGGGTTACCTGGCGGCCTCGATCAAGGCCGTGGCCGATGCCCGCGTGGGCGACACGATCACCCTGCTCAATGCCCCGGCGGATGAGGCTTTACCGGGTTACACCGAAGCCAAGCCGATGGTGTTCTGCGGCCTGTTCCCCACCGAGGCGGATCAGTATCCGGATCTGCGCGAAGCGCTCAACAAGCTGCAGCTCTCCGATGCGGCACTGCAGTTCGAACCGGAAACCAGCAGTGCGATGGGCTTCGGGTTCCGTTGCGGCTTCCTGGGGTTGCTGCACATGGAGATCGTGCAGGAGCGCCTGGAGCGGGAGTACGACCTCGATCTGATCGTCACCGCACCGTCGGTGATCTACAAGGTGAACATGATCGACGGAACGGAGGTGATGGTGGATAACCCCGCCACCCTTCCCGACCCGCAGAAGCGCGAATCGATTGAAGAGCCCTACGTGAAGATGGAGATTTATGCGCCGAATGAGTACAACGGCGCGCTAATGGGGCTGTGCCAGGAACGGCGCGGTGAGTATCTCGATATGAAATACATCACCACCGATCGGGTGACGTTGATTTATGAACTGCCGCTGGCGGAAGTGGTAACCGACTTCTTCGATCAGATGAAGACGCGTACGCAAGGCTATGCGTCGATGGAATACCACCTGATCGGCTATCGCAAGAACGAACTGGTGCGCCTGGATGTGTTGATCAATGGCGAGCGGGCTGATCCCCTCACCACGATCGTGCACAGGGATAAGGCTTACAACGTGGGCAAGGCTTTGGTGGAGAAACTGAAAGAACTGATTCCCCGCCAGCAGTTCAAAATCCCCCTGCAGGCCTCCATTGGCAGCCGCATCATTGCCTCCACCAGCATCAGTGCCATCCGCAAGGATGTGCTGGCGAAGTGTTACGGCGGCGATATTTCACGGAAGAAGAAACTGCTGAAGAAACAGGCCAAGGGCAAGAAGCGGATGAAGGCCATGGGCAAGGTGGATGTGCCGCAGGAGGCCTTCATGGCGGTGCTCAAGCTCAATGATGCTGGGGGGAGTTGA
- a CDS encoding multidrug efflux SMR transporter, whose protein sequence is MPSVSPWVLLLLAIGAEVIGTSCLKLSEGFSRPGPSLVVLTAYAVSMTLMSRVVQVLPMGLTYALWSGLGIVAIVLIGMLLYQQTPSAGQLIGMALITAGVVLVNLSPATSNG, encoded by the coding sequence GTGCCGTCTGTGTCGCCATGGGTTCTTCTGCTGCTCGCAATCGGCGCCGAGGTCATCGGCACCTCCTGTCTCAAGCTCTCCGAGGGATTCAGCAGACCCGGTCCCTCCCTGGTGGTGCTCACCGCCTATGCAGTGTCCATGACCTTGATGTCACGGGTGGTGCAGGTGTTGCCCATGGGCCTCACCTATGCCCTCTGGAGCGGCCTGGGCATCGTGGCCATCGTGCTGATCGGCATGCTGCTTTATCAACAAACGCCCAGTGCCGGGCAGTTGATAGGAATGGCGCTGATTACAGCTGGCGTGGTGTTGGTGAATCTGTCGCCAGCAACATCAAACGGATGA
- a CDS encoding TVP38/TMEM64 family protein, protein MQRWRRFLLITATIAGLAVFFHLAQVHGLEPIRNQVERLGVWAPIAILLLRGVSILLPALPSTAYSLLAGTLLGFETGFITIVIADLLFCQAAFLLARRYGRGLIGRLVGSGAMARIEGFGRNQFQGNPFLLTGLLMTGLFDFVSYAAGLSGTTWRAFVVPLVVSVLLSDAPIVALGAGLFDGGRLILGLALLGMFALAVVAGLVKRRTQHNQAMHPSTSTQLD, encoded by the coding sequence ATGCAACGCTGGCGACGCTTTCTCCTGATCACCGCCACGATTGCTGGGCTGGCGGTTTTTTTTCACCTTGCGCAAGTGCATGGGCTGGAGCCGATTCGCAATCAGGTGGAACGCCTCGGCGTCTGGGCGCCGATCGCCATCCTCCTGCTGCGAGGAGTGAGCATCCTCCTGCCCGCCCTGCCAAGCACGGCCTACTCACTGCTGGCTGGAACGCTGTTGGGTTTCGAGACGGGGTTCATCACGATCGTGATCGCCGATCTGCTGTTCTGCCAGGCGGCCTTCCTGCTGGCCAGACGCTACGGACGCGGACTCATCGGCCGACTCGTCGGCAGTGGCGCGATGGCCAGAATCGAAGGCTTCGGCCGTAATCAATTCCAGGGCAATCCCTTTCTGCTTACTGGATTGTTGATGACTGGCCTGTTCGATTTCGTGAGCTACGCCGCTGGCCTCAGCGGCACAACCTGGCGAGCCTTTGTCGTTCCCTTAGTGGTGAGTGTGCTGCTCAGCGATGCACCGATCGTGGCCCTGGGTGCAGGACTGTTTGATGGTGGTCGCTTGATCCTGGGTCTGGCCCTTTTGGGAATGTTTGCTCTTGCTGTAGTGGCTGGTCTGGTGAAACGCAGAACACAACACAATCAGGCGATGCACCCTTCCACAAGCACTCAACTGGATTGA
- a CDS encoding malate:quinone oxidoreductase: MDQYDAVLVGAGIMSATLASLLHALDPDLRLLLVERLEGPALESSAAANNAGTGHAANCELNYTPQRPDGRIETSKALAINAAFECSLAFWASLAERGLLKPDTFLHQVPHLSLVWGQEDVAFLEQRYRQLKALPAFSAMEWTTDPAEMTDWLPLVMEGRSGDQALAATRIKRGLDVDFGSLTRALLAPLQGSGALKICYGTVVKGLKRQRTEAMTSGDWGIQLQGPSGSWQVQTPFVFLGAGGGALPLLQNSGIPEAADFAGFPVSGQWLVCQRADLVDRHFAKVYGKAAVGAPPMSVPHLDSRWIDGKRSLLFGPYAGFSSKFLKTGSLFDLPRSVRSTNLVPMLQVGLNNLPLVKYLIAQLRQSETDRIDALRRFLPSAKSDDWSLSVAGQRVQIIKRTPEGSRLQMGTEVVSSADGSLAALLGASPGASTSVPIMLDVLNRCFSQQLATQAWQERLRSLLPFYGQDLNADADLLDQVRRRSDALLGIQSS; the protein is encoded by the coding sequence TTGGATCAATACGACGCTGTGCTCGTAGGCGCAGGAATTATGAGTGCCACCCTGGCCTCACTCCTGCACGCTCTCGATCCCGACCTGCGCTTGCTGCTGGTGGAGCGACTCGAGGGGCCGGCTCTCGAAAGCAGCGCGGCGGCGAATAATGCGGGCACGGGACATGCGGCGAACTGTGAGCTGAACTACACCCCCCAGCGCCCTGACGGCCGGATCGAAACCAGCAAGGCGTTGGCCATCAATGCGGCTTTTGAATGCAGCCTCGCCTTCTGGGCATCGCTGGCAGAACGGGGGCTCCTCAAGCCAGACACGTTTCTGCATCAGGTTCCTCATTTGAGTCTGGTCTGGGGTCAGGAAGATGTGGCTTTTCTGGAGCAGCGATACCGGCAGCTGAAGGCGCTGCCCGCCTTCAGCGCCATGGAGTGGACCACGGATCCTGCAGAGATGACGGACTGGTTGCCCTTGGTGATGGAGGGGCGATCAGGCGATCAGGCGCTTGCGGCCACGCGGATCAAGCGAGGGCTCGACGTGGATTTCGGCAGCCTCACCCGTGCACTGCTGGCCCCGCTGCAAGGCTCTGGGGCCCTCAAGATCTGCTACGGCACGGTTGTGAAGGGTCTGAAGCGCCAACGCACCGAGGCGATGACCTCAGGCGATTGGGGGATCCAGCTCCAGGGGCCATCCGGCAGCTGGCAGGTTCAAACCCCGTTTGTGTTTCTGGGCGCCGGTGGGGGGGCGCTGCCGCTGTTGCAGAACAGCGGCATCCCGGAAGCTGCCGATTTCGCTGGCTTTCCTGTGAGTGGCCAATGGTTGGTCTGCCAGCGCGCCGACCTTGTGGATCGGCATTTCGCCAAGGTGTATGGAAAAGCCGCGGTGGGAGCGCCTCCCATGTCGGTTCCGCATCTCGACAGCCGTTGGATTGACGGCAAGCGTTCACTTCTGTTTGGCCCCTATGCCGGATTCAGCAGCAAGTTTCTTAAAACAGGCTCCCTGTTTGATCTTCCAAGATCCGTTCGCAGCACCAATCTGGTGCCGATGCTGCAGGTGGGCTTGAACAATCTTCCACTTGTTAAATACCTGATTGCTCAGCTTCGCCAGAGTGAGACGGATCGCATCGACGCACTTAGGCGATTCCTTCCATCGGCAAAGAGTGATGACTGGAGCCTCTCGGTGGCTGGTCAACGGGTGCAAATCATTAAACGCACGCCTGAAGGAAGCCGCTTGCAGATGGGCACCGAGGTTGTGAGCTCGGCTGATGGATCTCTCGCTGCACTGCTGGGGGCCTCTCCGGGAGCCAGCACGTCAGTTCCGATCATGCTTGATGTTCTGAACCGATGTTTTTCGCAGCAACTCGCCACCCAGGCCTGGCAGGAGCGATTGCGCAGCTTGCTGCCTTTCTATGGACAGGACCTCAACGCTGATGCTGACCTCCTCGATCAGGTTCGCCGCCGCAGTGATGCACTGCTTGGGATTCAATCCAGTTGA